Proteins found in one Mustela lutreola isolate mMusLut2 chromosome 12, mMusLut2.pri, whole genome shotgun sequence genomic segment:
- the PUM3 gene encoding pumilio homolog 3 isoform X2, producing MEVKGKKKFTGKGAKTSQEKNRVHKKNDSGLAKTFPRKAGKEAGPKITSRNFEKRAVTPGKKGVQQFRNKQQGDKTPKNKFQQANKFNRKRKFQTDGKSDESAAKKPKWDDLKKQKKELKQSRQLSDKTNYDIVVRAKQIWEILRRKDCDKEKRVKLMSDLQKLIQGKIKTIAFAHDSTRVIQCYIQYGTEEQRKQAFEELQDDLVQLSKAKYSRNIVKKFLMYGSKPQIAAIISSFKGHVRKMLRHAEASAIVEYAYNDKAILEQRNMLAEELYGNTFQLYKSADHPTLDKVLELQPEKLQLIMDEMKQILTPMAQKEAVIKHSLVHKVFLDFFTYAPPKLRSETIEAIREAVIYLAHTHDGARVAMHCLWHGTPKDRKVIVKTMKTYIEKVANEIISSLPNIVNDKYGRKVLLYLLSPRDPAHTVREIIEVLQKGDGNAHSKKDTAIRRRELLEAISPALLSYLQGHAQELVLDKSACVLVANILGAAVGDLQPAMNSIASVAAAELHPGGKDGELHVAEHPAGHLVLKWLIEQDEKMKKSGREGGFAKTLVERVGVKNLKAWASVNRGAIVLSSLLQSSDQEVVQKVKAGLKGLIPTLEKNKNTSKGVEMLLEKLAA from the exons ATGgaagttaaagggaaaaaaaaattcacaggaaaaggtgcaaagacatcacaagaaaaaaacagagttCACAAAAAGAATG ATTCTGGCTTGGCAAAGACGTTTCCAAGGAAAGCTGGCAAGGAAGCTGGACCTAAAATCACATCTAGGAACTTCGAGAAACGTGCCGTCACACCTGGGAAAAAAGGTGTCCAGCAGTTCAGAAATAAGCAGCAAGGGGATAAAACACCAAAGAACAAATTCCAGCAGGCAAATAAGttcaacagaaagagaaaattccagaCGGACGGTAAAAGTGATG AATCAGCGGCCAAGAAACCTAAATGGGACGACCtcaaaaagcagaagaaagaactaaAGCAAAGCAGGCAACTCAGTGACAAAACCAACTATGACATTGTTGTTCGGGCGAAACAGATTTGGGAGATCTTACGAAG AAAAGACTGTGACAAAGAAAAGAGAGTGAAATTGATGAGTGATTTGCAGAAGTTGAttcaagggaaaattaaaact ATCGCATTTGCGCACGATTCCACCCGTGTGATCCAGTGTTACATTCAGTACGGGACTGAAGAGCAGAGAAAACAGGCGTTTGAAGAACTGCAAG ATGATTTGGTCCAGTTAAGTAAAGCGAAGTATTCCAGAAATATTGTGAAGAAATTCCTCATGTATGG GAGTAAGCCACAGATCGCAGCGATCATAAGCAGTTTTAAAGGCCACGTGAGGAAGATGCTGCGGCACGCGGAGGCGTCCGCCATCGTGGAGTACGCCTACAACGACAAGGCCATCTTGGAGCAGAGGAACATGCTGGCCGAGGAGCTCTACGGCAACACGTTTCAGCTTTACAAG TCGGCAGATCATCCAACCCTGGACAAAGTATTAGAGCTACAGCCAGAAAAACTACAGCTGATTATGGATGAAATGAAGCAGATTCTAACTCCAATGGCCCAAAA ggAAGCTGTGATTAAGCACTCATTGGTGCACAAAGTATTCCTGGACTTTTTCACCTATGCGCCCCCAAAGCTAAGATCA GAAACGATCGAAGCCATCCGCGAAGCCGTGATCTACCTGGCGCACACACACGATGGCGCTAGAGTGGCCATGCACTGCCTGTGGCACGGCACACCCAAG gacaGGAAAGTGATTGTGAAAACAATGAAGACTTATATTGAAAAGGTGGCCAAT GAAATTATTAGTTCTTTGCCCAACATAGTAAATGACAAATACGGAAGGAAGGTTCTGTTGTATTTACTGAGCCCCAGAGACCCTGCACATACGGTGCGAGAGATCATTGAGGTTCTGCAGAAAGGAGACGGCAATGCACACAG TAAGAAAGATACAGCGATCCGCCGACGTGAACTCTTAGAGGCCATCTCTCCTGCTTTGTTAAGCTACCTGCAAGGACACGCCCAAGAATTGGTGTTGGATAAGTCTGCATGTGTGTTGGTGGCCAACATTCTGGGAGCCGCCGTTGGAGACCTTCAGCCTGCCATGAATTCTATTGCCAGCGTGGCAGCGGCCGAGCTCCATCCCGGTGGCAAGGATGGAGAG CTGCACGTTGCAGAGCATCCCGCAGGACACCTTGTTCTGAAGTGGTTAATAGAACAAGatgagaagatgaagaaaagtgGAAGAGAAG GTGGTTTTGCAAAAACACTTGTCGAGCGTGTTGGTGTAAAGAACCTGAAGGCCTGGGCTAGTGTAAACCGTGGGGCGATTGTCCTGTCTAG CCTTCTCCAGAGTTCCGATCAAGAAGTTGTGCAGAAAGTCAAGGCTGGACTGAAGGGCCTCATTCCCACATTGGAGAAAAACAAGAACACCAGCAAAGGAGTAGAAATGCTACTGGAAAAACTGGCCGCATAG
- the PUM3 gene encoding pumilio homolog 3 isoform X1 gives MEVKGKKKFTGKGAKTSQEKNRVHKKNDSGLAKTFPRKAGKEAGPKITSRNFEKRAVTPGKKGVQQFRNKQQGDKTPKNKFQQANKFNRKRKFQTDGKSDESAAKKPKWDDLKKQKKELKQSRQLSDKTNYDIVVRAKQIWEILRRKDCDKEKRVKLMSDLQKLIQGKIKTIAFAHDSTRVIQCYIQYGTEEQRKQAFEELQDDLVQLSKAKYSRNIVKKFLMYGSKPQIAAIISSFKGHVRKMLRHAEASAIVEYAYNDKAILEQRNMLAEELYGNTFQLYKSADHPTLDKVLELQPEKLQLIMDEMKQILTPMAQKEAVIKHSLVHKVFLDFFTYAPPKLRSETIEAIREAVIYLAHTHDGARVAMHCLWHGTPKDRKVIVKTMKTYIEKVANGQYSHLVLLAAFDCIDDTKLVKQIIISEIISSLPNIVNDKYGRKVLLYLLSPRDPAHTVREIIEVLQKGDGNAHSKKDTAIRRRELLEAISPALLSYLQGHAQELVLDKSACVLVANILGAAVGDLQPAMNSIASVAAAELHPGGKDGELHVAEHPAGHLVLKWLIEQDEKMKKSGREGGFAKTLVERVGVKNLKAWASVNRGAIVLSSLLQSSDQEVVQKVKAGLKGLIPTLEKNKNTSKGVEMLLEKLAA, from the exons ATGgaagttaaagggaaaaaaaaattcacaggaaaaggtgcaaagacatcacaagaaaaaaacagagttCACAAAAAGAATG ATTCTGGCTTGGCAAAGACGTTTCCAAGGAAAGCTGGCAAGGAAGCTGGACCTAAAATCACATCTAGGAACTTCGAGAAACGTGCCGTCACACCTGGGAAAAAAGGTGTCCAGCAGTTCAGAAATAAGCAGCAAGGGGATAAAACACCAAAGAACAAATTCCAGCAGGCAAATAAGttcaacagaaagagaaaattccagaCGGACGGTAAAAGTGATG AATCAGCGGCCAAGAAACCTAAATGGGACGACCtcaaaaagcagaagaaagaactaaAGCAAAGCAGGCAACTCAGTGACAAAACCAACTATGACATTGTTGTTCGGGCGAAACAGATTTGGGAGATCTTACGAAG AAAAGACTGTGACAAAGAAAAGAGAGTGAAATTGATGAGTGATTTGCAGAAGTTGAttcaagggaaaattaaaact ATCGCATTTGCGCACGATTCCACCCGTGTGATCCAGTGTTACATTCAGTACGGGACTGAAGAGCAGAGAAAACAGGCGTTTGAAGAACTGCAAG ATGATTTGGTCCAGTTAAGTAAAGCGAAGTATTCCAGAAATATTGTGAAGAAATTCCTCATGTATGG GAGTAAGCCACAGATCGCAGCGATCATAAGCAGTTTTAAAGGCCACGTGAGGAAGATGCTGCGGCACGCGGAGGCGTCCGCCATCGTGGAGTACGCCTACAACGACAAGGCCATCTTGGAGCAGAGGAACATGCTGGCCGAGGAGCTCTACGGCAACACGTTTCAGCTTTACAAG TCGGCAGATCATCCAACCCTGGACAAAGTATTAGAGCTACAGCCAGAAAAACTACAGCTGATTATGGATGAAATGAAGCAGATTCTAACTCCAATGGCCCAAAA ggAAGCTGTGATTAAGCACTCATTGGTGCACAAAGTATTCCTGGACTTTTTCACCTATGCGCCCCCAAAGCTAAGATCA GAAACGATCGAAGCCATCCGCGAAGCCGTGATCTACCTGGCGCACACACACGATGGCGCTAGAGTGGCCATGCACTGCCTGTGGCACGGCACACCCAAG gacaGGAAAGTGATTGTGAAAACAATGAAGACTTATATTGAAAAGGTGGCCAAT GGCCAGTACTCCCATTTGGTCTTACTGGCGGCATTTGATTGTATCGATGATACTAAGCTTGTGAAGCAGATAATCATATCC GAAATTATTAGTTCTTTGCCCAACATAGTAAATGACAAATACGGAAGGAAGGTTCTGTTGTATTTACTGAGCCCCAGAGACCCTGCACATACGGTGCGAGAGATCATTGAGGTTCTGCAGAAAGGAGACGGCAATGCACACAG TAAGAAAGATACAGCGATCCGCCGACGTGAACTCTTAGAGGCCATCTCTCCTGCTTTGTTAAGCTACCTGCAAGGACACGCCCAAGAATTGGTGTTGGATAAGTCTGCATGTGTGTTGGTGGCCAACATTCTGGGAGCCGCCGTTGGAGACCTTCAGCCTGCCATGAATTCTATTGCCAGCGTGGCAGCGGCCGAGCTCCATCCCGGTGGCAAGGATGGAGAG CTGCACGTTGCAGAGCATCCCGCAGGACACCTTGTTCTGAAGTGGTTAATAGAACAAGatgagaagatgaagaaaagtgGAAGAGAAG GTGGTTTTGCAAAAACACTTGTCGAGCGTGTTGGTGTAAAGAACCTGAAGGCCTGGGCTAGTGTAAACCGTGGGGCGATTGTCCTGTCTAG CCTTCTCCAGAGTTCCGATCAAGAAGTTGTGCAGAAAGTCAAGGCTGGACTGAAGGGCCTCATTCCCACATTGGAGAAAAACAAGAACACCAGCAAAGGAGTAGAAATGCTACTGGAAAAACTGGCCGCATAG